In one window of Etheostoma cragini isolate CJK2018 unplaced genomic scaffold, CSU_Ecrag_1.0 ScbMSFa_2425, whole genome shotgun sequence DNA:
- the LOC117940405 gene encoding transmembrane protein 216-like produces the protein WKGNLCERSLASAAALLVLGPCAALAVYFLLLQTFVLRLELLLNAVLLCFYALELLLGLVSVSTFSRSRVY, from the coding sequence GTTGGAAGGGGAACCTGTGCGAGCGGTCTCTGGCCTCGGCGGCGGCCCTCCTGGTCCTGGGTCCCTGCGCGGCGCTGGCCGTCTACTTCCTGCTGCTGCAGACCTTCGTGCTGCGCCTCGAGCTCCTGCTCAACGCCGTGCTCCTCTGCTTCTACGCCCTCGAGCTCCTGCTCGGGTTGGTCTCCGTGTCGACCTTCTCCAG